ACTGTGATTGAATGAACCGAAAAGGATAACTCCTGTGTTGATATATTCGTTAACAGCTGCTTCACCCACGTTCCCATGAGATAAAGCCTATGTGTTCTTAATAATATAACTgtgaaaaattaatatttttttttgttttagtattggTACATCTCTACCGATCCCCTCAAGTAGTAAAAAGCTACCAACCATTTAGTTTATTCGTTTTAGCTCACATTAAACTTTTCCATCGCTGTCGCACAACTTTAGCTGCACTGCTCGGGTGAAAATTTGAAATTTATAGAAGTTTTTTGTCATAAAAACGGGTGTTAGTTTTCTTTAGTTAAAACGAATGTACTGAATTTTAGACATTGTAGTGttgaagtaaaataatttatcccAGTTACCTACCTGACTACTACctactactacctacctacctacctactacttaTCTACCTACCACTTATCTACTACTACCACCTACGAActactacttacctacctaatCATACCCAAACAGTGGTGCCCAACCACCAGTAGTGGTCCCCTGAAGCCATAAATCGGTCGcgaaatacataaaatacacaAGACTACACCTTACGTCACTTAAATCTGTAATTAAACTTATCTCATAGGAGACAACTTAGAGGAGAAACTGATTTCATAAATCCTGATGTCCAACACACTTCTACTAATTTGGAAAACACAAtttggactgcacggttggtgcggtggctgggcaactggctgccgcgcaactggtagcgggttcgattcccgcacggagcaactctttgtgtgatccagaaattgttgttccgggtctgggtgtcatgtgtatgtgaacttgtatgtttgtaaacgcaccaacgacacaggagaaaatcctaatgaggggcaacgtttttaaaaaaaaaaaacaaattgtaatattCTTCGGTAAAATAGATATTACATCTGTTTTAATTAAGTTCAGACATTGATTGagaaccaaaaaataaaaaatacatacatattccaTTGCTCACATAATCAGAGTATCCTCCAAACTAATCAAACATAACCACCAGTGTACATTAAATTACGTAAGTAAGTCTACAGATCTATTAATCATGGCCGTCTTGTATCCGTAATAACTTGTGGCGCTGTCGGATCTCCTTAGGGAACGTAGCGTGTGTGTAGTTTGCATGTATTACGGGGTAGGCAGCAAATGAGGTCATGTGGTTCATTACGGTTTGGGCTTGTCACAATCATTTCCTTTGTTTTTCACGGATTTGTGTTGGGGTGACTGTATATGtgattttgtctttttttaaatttagatttgTAATAATTCTGCCTGCGGTTTTGCCTGCGTTTCCGCGGGTTAAAAAGTGGTCTATGTGTAATTCCAGACAATAATCTACCACTATTCTAAATGGTGAGGTTGGTGAAATAGGCATAAGAGTTGTGAACCCAAGAATTGAACCTTTGAAATACTTACATGTAAacagtacatacatatgtatagtaaaacaaaaatatattcctaAAATGAACAAAACCCTATAATTCTTCCTGGTTAAGCGTATGCCGAATGTTTGAGCAGGACacaaatacgttatttttataagtgCAAGCGGGATAGCAAGCCTAGCTTTAATATGTATGAACAAAGACAATGCCGTACGCCTAAGTAGGCTCTACTTAGAACTTTTCGAAGTTGTAAGTCAGCTCAGAAACACAGGAGTAAAAAATTGTTTAGTGCAAGTTTGAATCTCTTTTGATGGTTCTGTCTAACAGGGAAGCcacgaatatttttatttatttgtactttattttattgatatttatttggaTAGGttatataccgtatggggaaacttcttatgatttaatttaaactacatatttgttacCATCTTGACTGACGATATacaaaaatgagcgaaataggcctagtaggtaagccaaaaagtgcattatccTCTTTGAGTTAATTAGGACACTctttttacaaatacggcattattaCAGCCGCGTCaaatgtccgtaacattcctagacaatctACAACATTACGGCTCTTCTATAGTCAAGGAACATAGAGCTGTTCAcgcagaatttaatacttgattaattttattatttattttgtgtgaaaatttcaatatttaatttcctgatttcaagtaaatatttagttctATTATGCTTGTGTgcacgagtactacttgtagtttcatttaccTAAGTCATacgagtgatctccatactgtattcATATATTTAGATGATAAAATGCACCATAATATCATAAAAGATAAACTTCACAGGCAAACCTTTGGCTTTCGCGGTTGGCGAGACCCTGAAAATGCCGCAAAACTTAGCTCCATGTCACTGAAACTTATGCCACATGAACAGCCTGTTATTTTATGTACTGAAACGTGTGAGGACTTAGAAAGctgtatattttgtattcaaCTCTTGGAGACTTTAAACAGATTTAAAATTCTCATGTGACTGTGAGTTGTAGTGGAATATTCGTTTTATTATTGGAATTTGTTTGTGGTATGTACCTGCGACTGcccaacttaatatttttttgtcatagagTGTAGTGTTCCTAAATTTCGGAAGAGGGAGGATCACGTATGGGTGTGTTGTGTTTTAGCATGAATAAATCGGTTCAACCATAGTGATAGCAGTCGATCCATTTGCTCGTTAGCCTACCTGTCCTACCTGTACTGGGGGACGAAATGGTATGGAATGGTTAAAAGTTGGTCATTACATTAACAGTTGAaagttattattagaacttataacgggatatttaccatgtttatttattttatcgagtttccgatatttcggcactgttgcaagcaatttaatccgtgaacatggcgcttgcaacagtgccgaaatatcggaaactcgataaaataaataaacatggtaaatatcccgttataagttctaataatagtgttagtgaccatgtcagttgaAAGTTGGTCATTTGGGACTAAATCCCAATGGGAGTTCAGTGTCATGTTAAGTGacgcctatttttttttatagtataagccagtatcacgccgccgcccatggacacctgaaacaccagagctTGTTAGAAGTGCGTTACGCGGcgttttggaggttaggaatgtaagggttgttgtaGAATCGGGAAGGAATAATTGAACTTTCAATTGAGCTATTGGCCAATTGCTTAAAGTCTTCGGGCAAAATAGtcgttacaaaataataatacttatttataattttggcGACTGATATCACGATCTTAGTAAAcaattctacaaaaaaaaaattaagtcctATTCCATTTTATATAACTACAATTCACAACGTGAGCAGCCTTAACATCAAACAATAAAACCTAAGAGATAGTACGGCAATAAACCACTTATTTGGTACGCCCAATCCATGACAACACAACGCCTCTATCGTGTAAGCTATAAGGTCGAGAATCCACCATCAAACGTTACTTCTAACGCCTTTGTATCGTGagctataaagtttatttttgttaggcAATTTTTAGTAGTTTTCAGTCGTAAATTCTGTGGTAGAATTGAGTAATTATGTATAGACAgagtactatgtatgtatgttttttgtattgccgatcaagtaacaaaatattgtgaTTGTTGAGATTTAGGCTAATTAGTTCAGTCGGAGAGTCTTAACTCGTTATattggtttaaaataattgctttgccttcgtgtgggagagccattcttcggcacaaatgggccggctcgaccggagtggtaccacggcctcacagaaaaccgacgtgaaacaacgcttgcgttgtgtgcctgaggttaccggaggcccaattataccACTCGCCCAtttcccaacaacacttaaattcccaaccccccaaaacgccggcaacacagttgtaacgcctctgttgtttctggtgtacatgggcggcggcgattgcttaccatcaggtgatcagactcctcgtttaccggcttataacataaaaaaatcttatattatatacaaattcATTATGTCAGGAACACATATATCATCCTACACACAGGATGTTGTATAAGACATGTGTAAAGCACCAAATACCTGAACTTACTGTAGAAAGTATGTTTGTACCGTGAAGTTATGCCTGGCGTCTGCCAGCCAAGTCGGGGACGTTATTTCAGTGATGGACGGCATATATGGATGTCTATGTATATGTCTCTTTATGAGGGTATATGCCTATATGTGTAGTAAagattttaactgtataatatgGCTTCGTAAGTTAAGGCCGTATattatccggagctacggacaatGTAACAGAaaatcggggctccggctcaaagcaagagaaagaacggggtggtttttagtcagtaagagtctgacactccctctcgcctcactcaaggtggaagaagtcattggatgattttcatccATAAAAAAAGGGTTATTTTGATCTAAGTATCTACTCCATATCACTAAGTGAAGAGTAGGTAGGTAGAGGAACAATTGTTTTCAACTTTTGCGCAGTTCTATcaaataacttcttagtaaTAGGAgaaagcctattgccaaatTCAGACACAATAATAAGCACTgagattgaaatgaaaatatacgactctgaaataaaaaaatatttagtaacattTTGTATAAACCCAGTTCAAACGTAACAAAAACGTTCCACACAAATCAAACCTCGTTTTCATTTAACAAATACACGAAACGAAcgattaatcaataaataagctataaataaatttaatctgAAACCTCCTTCGCTACATAAATACAgtttatatcctgaaaattctGTAAAGCCTGAAGATTTATATTGTTCCGTTGGTAATGGCTGAAATATTATACAGCCAACCGTTTTGACGCCCCAATGCTGTAGCTGATAATTCCTTGAgtccattttgtaaaataatacttacacgTGAATTTTTTATACTCTCTGGCCTTTTCCCAACTATTTTGGGGACTAAGATGGGTGACATAATATTGTTAGAAGTCAAGGAATAACAGCTTTTAATAGTCTATAAAAGCAAACTTCACACCGTTCTCAAGCCCATTTGCTCGAGAGTCGTCGAAGAGGTTACATCGCTCAAGGATCGTGagacttatatttttgtattcttatgtactttcttattatttctttgataatttATGTGCTAATTCAATGTGTAGTGATTTGCGGTAGATAAGGTTACTTttcgtgtttgttattttgttcctaaataaaaaaataaagagttgtataattttggttgtgtgttgcgtttttttttaaatatccaaaCTTCTGATTCCTaaaatcagaagtgggataaaGAACAGCTTTAATTGCCCACTAGATTACCAGTAAAAACATTCAAggaacaaaatatcaaaatatttttctacccGCAAATTTCACTTTTGGTTTTCGCttatcattttgatattttacgtGTGTGATTGTGATTTAATACCGAATCTTTGTGCTCATCATGCCGGGAAGCCATGAACGTCGTCGTTCACGAGGTCGATCTCAACGCGTTTCGCGAGACGAGTCCCCTAGCAGTGAAACCGAATGTAGGTCGCGCCGTAGATCACGACGGAACCGTCGTCGGGAGCGTAGCGACTCCGAGGAAAGCACGTATTGTCGCCGCCGCGAGGCTCGGGACCACCGCCATTCTAGATCTCGATCTCCACATACACCCCCGCGTGCAAGGTACCCGTCAGTGACTCCACGTACTAATAACTCGTTACAAGACACTCTCAGTAATATTATGACAAGGCTTGATGCTATCGAGCATAACGGTGCGAACGCGATATCCACGCCTAATAATTTGCCAAATTCTCACACTGAAGGAAACCTGCAGGATCCGGTTCGTGAAGCCGCTTCGCGTTCGCGTAGTCTCGACGTCTTGAGCGATGTTCCGCAACAAGTCCGCATTAATAATTCCGAGGGTTCTTCAACGACAGTTCATGCGGACAACTCAAGCGCTCGCGGATCCGAAGCCGTGTCCACTGTGACCATGCTCGCGGAAGCCTTGAGATCTTTGCAGCCTACTAGGTCGCACAATTATTACGTATCTAATTTCGATCCGAACATACACGATATTGACGCATGGTGCGAGGAAGTGGACCGAGCCGCGATCGCGAACGCTTGGAGGGACCATGAATGTTTGTCGCGAGTAGCTTCCTGCCTTAAAGGCGATGCTAAAGTTTGGCTCAACGAATGGGTCACCAATGATCGAACATGGTCAAATTTTAAGCTTGAGTTTAAACCCCTTTGTCCACGGAAGTTAGATtacgcaaatattttattcgaagCAATGAACACGACATCCGACAAATACACGACATATGCGGAATACGCTCGCCGTACTTTGTTACGCTTAAGGATAGTTAAGGGTCTTAGCGATGAGTTACGAACTCTTATCGTCATACGTGGTATTGATAACCCACAAATTAGAGCGGCCGCGGCGAATGCAAACCTAGCAACCGAAGATATAGTCTCGTTCCTTTCAATTTACGTGAAACCGAACCGCGCTAAACCTGATTCTCGTGGTACCGCGACAAATAAACATTCGTCTTCGAACTCATCTTTTGATCGCGGACCCAAGTGTTACATATGCAACCAGCGTGGACATGTGGGTCgcaattgtattaaaaagactCGCAAAGAATCCAGTGATAGGTCTACCGTAAAATCTGGGACACAAGGCTCTGTTAACGATACCACTGCTGCTAGCAAATCCGAATTGCTATGCTCGTTTTGTAAGAAAAGGGGGCACACAGAAGAAAAGTGCTTCGCCAAGAACCGCTCAGAACAAAGGAACCAGCGAAATGTTAATTTGTGCGCGAGTCACGCAAATAACAAGACAGATATTGTAACGGCCGTTGTCCAGGGTATCCCCATGGACGCGCTCATAGATAGTGGAGCCCAAAACGTGTCGCTGATTTCTTCAGATGTTCTGAAGCACCTTTCTTGCCAAGTTAAACCAACACACTGCGTTCTCAAGGGTATAAGCGAGCGGGAAATCGTAGCTTCTTCGTTCATTACGGCAACTATTGAGCTTAGTGACATTTCTATAGAAACTGACCTAGTGGTAGTGCCAAAGTCATGTATGAACACTTCTCTTATTATTGGAACAGACGTCCTTAACCGCGACGGGGTAACGTACGTACGCACCAAAGACAGACAGTACATCACTCGAGCTAGCGATACTCCTGCTTGTGTGAACGAAGTTCTACGTCTTGACCAAACGTTGGTCAATACCCCTTTGCAAGGCGCTCTGCGTGATTCTCTGATGTCTGTGATTAACAAATTTTCAAACTTTCTTATCACTGGTACCGCGACGAGTACAGTTACAACTGGTTACATGGAGATCAAACTAACTAATACCACTCCCATCGTATACCGACCGTACAAGCTCTCTTATAACGAGAAACTCGTAGTACGCGAAATAATTAGAGATTTATTGGATAAAGGCATCATCAGGGAATCACGATCAGAGTACGCCAGCCCCATAATACTGGTGAAGAAGAAGGATGGGTCCGACCGAATGTGTGTCGACTACAGGGCGCTCAATCGTATCACTGAAAAGGAGAGATATCCTCTCCCCTGATAGACGACCACATTGATCGGTTGGGTCGCTACACCTTCTTCAGCAGCTTAGACATGGCTACTGGTTTCCACCAGATTCGAATCAAAGAGAGCTCCGTTCACGTGACGGGATTCGTCACACCAGAAGGGCACTACGAATTCCTGAAAATGCCGTATGGTTTGACGAACTCCCCGATCGTATACCAACGGATAATAAATCACACCCTTCGCGAATTTATCGACGCCGGAAACGCGCTAGTTTATATCGATGACGTCCTCTTGCTAAGTAATACCGCAGAGGATGGCATCGCTTTGCTCGAGAGAGTCCTGCAAACACTCACTAAATCAGGCTTTTCgataaatttaaagaaatgCTCTTTCTTGACAACCGAAGTCGAATACTTGGGTAGGTCGATAAGTTTTGGTCAGGTACGACCGAGCTCTAGGAAAATAGCGGCGTTAAAAAACTCCCCAGCTCCCAAAAATGTCAGGCAGGTCCGTCAATTATTAGGACTGGCAGGATACTTCcgcaaatatattaaaaactacgcaACCAAGACCGCGTGCATCGCCCATTTAACTCGAAAGGGGGTAGATTTTCATTGGGGTCAGGAACAGGAACAAGTTCGGCAAGATTTAATACAATGCTTGACTAGTGAGCCTGTCCTCACCATTTTCAACCCTGAGCTAAAAACCGAAGTTCACACAGATGCGAGCTCTGCCGGTTATGGGGCAGTGCTTTTACAAATGGACACTGATGGTGGAAGGCATGTGGTGGCATACTTCAGTAAGGTTACGCAAGGAGCAGAAAGCAAATACCATAGCTACGAATTGGAGACGTTAGCGGTCGTGAAGGCCTTGCAGCATTTTCGCCATTATTTGGTGGGCTTGCAATTCAAGGTCGTCACAGACTGCAACGCTCTCAAGTCTACGGAACGTAAAAAAGATCTGCTTCCTCGCGTAGCTCGATGGTGGATTTACCTCCAGGATTTTAATTTTTCTCTCGAGTACAGAAAAGGGGTTATGCTTCCGCATGCCGACTACCTCAGTAGAAACCCCGTTACCACCATAAATCAAATAACGAGACCTCGTAACTGGGCGCAAATAGCGCAAAACGCGGACCATGAAACTAAAGACCTTATACAGAAACTCTCAGAAGGTCAGCTCGACTCTAGTCGTTATGTCTTGAAAAATGACCTATTGCATTACAAATACACGCCAGTCGGTGAAGAAGCACGCCTTCTTTGTTTTATACCCAAGGGCCATCGACTCAGTCTTTTACGAATTTTCCACGATGAGCATGAGCACGTGGGTGCTGATAAAACTCTACATCTCATCCTAAAACATTTCTGGTTCCCCGGGCTCCGCCAATTTGTGTCTAAATACATCTCCCATTGTTTAGTATGTATTTCTAAAAAGCGAGTGCCCCGGGCACCGCTTCAGAATATCTCATCCTGGTCAAAACCCGAAACCCCTTTCGACACCGTTCATGTCGATGCCCTGGGACCACTGCCAGAATCGGAGGGTTACAAATTTATCTTAATACTAGTTGATGCTTTTACAAAGTTTTGTATGTTGTACCCTATTTACCGCCAAGACACCAGT
The Spodoptera frugiperda isolate SF20-4 chromosome 17, AGI-APGP_CSIRO_Sfru_2.0, whole genome shotgun sequence DNA segment above includes these coding regions:
- the LOC126911621 gene encoding uncharacterized protein LOC126911621, with product MNVVVHEVDLNAFRETSPLAVKPNVGRAVDHDGTVVGSVATPRKARIVAAARLGTTAILDLDLHIHPRVQVHADNSSARGSEAVSTVTMLAEALRSLQPTRSHNYYVSNFDPNIHDIDAWCEEVDRAAIANAWRDHECLSRVASCLKGDAKVWLNEWVTNDRTWSNFKLEFKPLCPRKLDYANILFEAMNTTSDKYTTYAEYARRTLLRLRIVKGLSDELRTLIVIRGIDNPQIRAAAANANLATEDIVSFLSIYVKPNRAKPDSRGTATNKHSSSNSSFDRGPKCYICNQRGHVGRNCIKKTRKESSDRSTVKSGTQGSVNDTTAASKSELLCSFCKKRGHTEEKCFAKNRSEQRNQRNVNLCASHANNKTDIVTAVVQGIPMDALIDSGAQNVSLISSDVLKHLSCQVKPTHCVLKGISEREIVASSFITATIELSDISIETDLVVVPKSCMNTSLIIGTDVLNRDGVTYVRTKDRQYITRASDTPACVNEVLRLDQTLVNTPLQGALRDSLMSVINKFSNFLITGTATSTVTTGYMEIKLTNTTPIVYRPYKLSYNEKLVVREIIRDLLDKGIIRESRSEYASPIILVKKKDGSDRMCVDYRALNRITEKERYPLP